A single genomic interval of Pelagerythrobacter marensis harbors:
- a CDS encoding flagellar hook basal-body protein, with product MSSELRARSSAQDIANSSTAAYKQQISFAQILEQGERDGLPATRFVSQFAQGRLTHTGRDFDLAIVGPGLLQMRDGETLVYSRGGSFVRGPDGVIADAQGRVLQTASGGDLAAVGERIEILSDGTVLADGMPAGAVGIFEASAPETIEALGGSLYRAPPGAIVEAEASSLRQGYLESANVVLSDELVAMMAASRQAESGARISRVYDQLIGQAITTFGRGTQ from the coding sequence GTGTCCAGCGAGCTGAGGGCACGGTCGTCTGCACAAGACATCGCGAATTCGTCGACCGCGGCCTACAAGCAGCAGATATCCTTCGCCCAAATTCTCGAACAGGGCGAACGCGACGGTCTGCCGGCCACGCGGTTCGTCAGCCAGTTCGCACAGGGCCGACTTACGCATACCGGTCGCGATTTCGATCTGGCGATCGTCGGTCCGGGCCTGCTGCAGATGCGCGACGGCGAAACGCTGGTCTATTCGCGCGGCGGAAGCTTCGTCCGCGGCCCCGATGGCGTGATTGCCGACGCGCAGGGCCGCGTTCTGCAAACCGCCAGCGGGGGCGATCTGGCCGCGGTGGGCGAACGGATCGAAATTCTCTCGGACGGAACCGTCCTTGCGGACGGCATGCCGGCAGGCGCCGTCGGGATCTTCGAAGCATCCGCGCCCGAAACGATCGAAGCGCTGGGCGGCAGCCTCTACCGCGCACCGCCCGGCGCGATCGTCGAAGCCGAAGCGTCTTCGTTGCGCCAGGGATATCTGGAGAGCGCCAACGTGGTGCTCAGCGACGAACTCGTCGCGATGATGGCAGCATCGCGCCAGGCGGAAAGCGGCGCGCGCATTTCCCGGGTTTACGACCAGTTGATCGGGCAGGCGATCACGACTTTCGGCAGGGGGACGCAATGA
- a CDS encoding flagellar hook basal-body protein, translating into MNGAFEVGAAGLRAEQKALEILANNIANVNTAGFKRSETQFSEILAQRANAEIAEPVATGDILAAAGGVRVTARETFLSQGTLRPTDNPLDIAIDGQGFIELMGPNGRSLFWRGGRLQVNEDGLLATAAGLPLRATINVPMDLSALAISADGIVSAETTAGDRLELGQIGLVRVERETELERVEGGLLQLVDGARPIDTVAAEDGSGRLVQGSIEESNVALTEEMVQMMIVQRAYAANAQAVQIADQLAAITNNLRQ; encoded by the coding sequence ATGAACGGAGCATTCGAAGTCGGCGCGGCGGGACTGCGCGCCGAGCAGAAGGCACTGGAAATCCTGGCGAACAATATCGCCAATGTAAACACCGCCGGATTCAAGCGGTCGGAAACGCAGTTTTCCGAGATACTGGCGCAACGGGCGAATGCGGAGATCGCCGAACCGGTCGCGACCGGCGATATCCTGGCTGCAGCCGGCGGCGTGCGGGTCACGGCGCGGGAGACCTTCCTCTCCCAGGGGACGCTAAGACCGACCGACAACCCGCTCGACATTGCGATCGACGGCCAGGGTTTCATCGAACTGATGGGGCCGAACGGCCGGTCGCTTTTCTGGCGCGGCGGCCGTCTTCAGGTCAACGAGGACGGCCTGTTGGCCACGGCCGCCGGCCTTCCCCTGCGCGCGACGATCAACGTTCCGATGGACCTGTCCGCTCTGGCGATTTCCGCGGATGGGATCGTCTCGGCCGAGACGACCGCTGGCGACCGGCTTGAGCTGGGGCAGATAGGGCTGGTCAGAGTCGAACGCGAAACCGAACTCGAACGCGTGGAAGGCGGGCTCCTGCAGCTTGTCGACGGCGCTCGACCGATCGACACCGTCGCCGCCGAGGATGGCAGCGGTCGCCTGGTTCAAGGCAGTATCGAGGAATCGAACGTCGCGCTGACCGAAGAGATGGTTCAGATGATGATCGTCCAGCGCGCCTATGCGGCCAATGCGCAGGCGGTGCAAATTGCCGACCAGCTTGCCGCGATTACCAACAACTTGCGGCAATAG
- a CDS encoding flagellar basal body L-ring protein FlgH codes for MKLRSVTCAALLACTMSPGAAAADQLYNGDRWASVASDERASEVGDIVTVLISESASSSSRLQQNSSRNTGLGGSFAAGPIDESASLDFGNSHAGRGEIVRNERFATQMSALVVAVLPNGDLAIEGSQFMQINGEETRVAVRGQVRKQDIQPGNYVLSSRIARAEIDYDGKGFVTRSAKPGLINRIFNFLGL; via the coding sequence ATGAAGCTGCGTTCTGTCACATGCGCTGCGCTTCTGGCATGCACCATGTCGCCTGGGGCCGCTGCCGCCGATCAGCTCTACAACGGGGATCGCTGGGCTTCGGTCGCGAGCGACGAACGCGCCTCCGAAGTGGGCGACATCGTGACGGTTCTGATATCGGAATCGGCGAGTTCGTCGAGCCGGCTGCAGCAGAATTCCTCGCGCAATACCGGCCTCGGCGGATCGTTCGCGGCCGGACCGATCGACGAATCCGCGTCGCTCGATTTCGGCAACAGCCATGCCGGACGCGGCGAAATCGTTCGCAACGAACGGTTTGCAACGCAGATGTCCGCTCTCGTCGTGGCAGTCCTCCCGAACGGCGACCTCGCGATAGAGGGATCGCAGTTCATGCAGATAAACGGCGAGGAAACGCGCGTCGCCGTGCGCGGACAGGTCCGCAAGCAAGACATTCAGCCGGGCAATTACGTGCTCTCGTCACGCATCGCGCGGGCCGAGATCGATTATGACGGCAAGGGGTTCGTGACGCGGAGCGCCAAACCTGGCCTCATCAACCGCATCTTCAATTTTCTCGGACTGTGA
- the flgI gene encoding flagellar basal body P-ring protein FlgI, translating into MLPSPLCRTLLAALLGIAMLHAIPASAQEVPIKGLGRFDGWRENALIGYGIVTGLAGSGDSRRNEVTRQALRNVLSRLGSVVAEDQINSRNVAVVIVTARLPASANPGDRIDAVVSSIGDARSLAGGTLLMTPLLGPDQRPYALAQGSLTVGGYDFEANLNRQQRNYPTSAVLPGGATIENAVDASVLKDGYISFLLTEPGFTTAQAISDAINLRLGYGTATVRNADEVVIRFDQPASQLATFLSTIENLPVRPDRTPRIVINERTGTIVAGGDVQISSVVISQGDIKVSVKSESYASQPSFIAGFASDISSLVVTNTELAVEQGDDDAVLSLPDTNVAALFRTLAQAKVDTRRTIGILQAIKAAGALHAEIVIQ; encoded by the coding sequence ATGCTGCCTTCCCCCTTGTGCCGGACGCTGCTTGCCGCGCTGCTCGGCATCGCGATGCTACACGCCATCCCCGCGTCGGCGCAGGAAGTCCCGATCAAAGGGCTCGGCAGATTCGACGGTTGGCGCGAAAACGCGCTGATCGGATACGGGATTGTGACCGGACTGGCCGGATCGGGCGACTCCCGCCGAAACGAAGTCACCCGCCAGGCACTGCGCAACGTGCTCTCGCGCCTCGGCAGCGTGGTTGCCGAAGACCAGATCAATAGCCGCAACGTGGCCGTCGTGATCGTAACCGCCAGGCTCCCCGCATCGGCCAACCCCGGGGACCGCATCGATGCCGTCGTTTCGTCGATCGGCGACGCGCGCTCGCTTGCAGGTGGCACTCTCCTGATGACGCCTTTGCTTGGTCCCGATCAAAGACCCTACGCCCTGGCACAAGGGTCGCTCACCGTCGGTGGATACGATTTCGAAGCCAACCTGAACCGGCAACAGCGCAACTATCCGACCAGCGCCGTGCTCCCTGGTGGGGCAACGATCGAGAATGCGGTCGATGCCTCGGTCCTGAAAGACGGGTACATTTCGTTCCTCCTCACCGAACCGGGCTTCACGACCGCGCAGGCGATCAGCGATGCGATCAACCTGCGGCTTGGCTACGGCACGGCCACAGTGCGAAATGCCGACGAGGTCGTGATCCGCTTCGATCAGCCCGCCAGTCAACTGGCGACGTTCCTATCGACCATCGAAAACCTTCCGGTCAGGCCCGATCGCACGCCGCGGATCGTGATCAACGAACGGACCGGCACGATCGTGGCCGGCGGCGACGTACAGATTTCGAGCGTCGTCATCTCGCAAGGCGACATCAAGGTTTCCGTCAAGAGCGAAAGCTACGCCTCCCAACCCAGCTTCATCGCCGGTTTCGCCAGCGACATTTCCAGCCTGGTTGTGACCAATACCGAACTGGCCGTCGAGCAGGGCGATGACGACGCAGTGCTGTCGCTGCCCGACACCAATGTCGCCGCGCTGTTCCGCACGCTTGCCCAGGCCAAGGTCGATACGCGCCGAACGATCGGAATTCTGCAAGCGATCAAGGCCGCAGGCGCACTGCACGCAGAAATCGTGATTCAGTGA
- the flgC gene encoding flagellar basal body rod protein FlgC, whose amino-acid sequence MNAMEISRTGLDVEWRRMEIIAQNIANMNTSRTASGDPFTPLRLVSGPDRTFAESLVEARREQVEMQPAGVRVYGVEREDGGVRRVYEPGHPHADPEGFVSYPDISHAREMTLMIETARAYEANLVAMSSARQMYSSALQLGRPA is encoded by the coding sequence ATGAACGCTATGGAAATCAGCCGCACGGGTCTCGATGTCGAATGGCGGCGGATGGAGATCATCGCGCAGAACATCGCGAACATGAACACGTCGCGGACCGCCAGTGGCGATCCCTTTACGCCGCTGCGGCTCGTCTCCGGCCCGGATCGCACTTTCGCCGAGAGCCTCGTCGAAGCCCGGCGCGAACAGGTCGAAATGCAGCCGGCAGGCGTACGCGTTTATGGCGTGGAGCGCGAAGACGGCGGGGTGCGCAGAGTCTACGAACCCGGCCACCCGCACGCCGATCCCGAAGGATTCGTTTCCTACCCCGACATCAGTCATGCACGAGAGATGACCCTGATGATCGAGACGGCACGGGCCTACGAAGCGAACCTGGTCGCGATGTCGAGCGCACGGCAGATGTATTCCAGCGCGCTCCAGCTCGGGCGCCCGGCATGA
- the fliE gene encoding flagellar hook-basal body complex protein FliE, with translation MTEIAAVSSAIALDGTTPAIDRLGPPLPSRIAVDDAASFDAILAAGLESVDRKIATADNLVRQFAVDDDIPVHQVTLALEQARMSVELALEVRTRMLETYRELMNMQV, from the coding sequence ATGACCGAGATAGCAGCGGTAAGCAGCGCGATTGCGCTCGACGGGACGACGCCGGCTATCGACCGTCTGGGCCCGCCCCTCCCTTCCCGGATCGCCGTGGACGATGCCGCGAGCTTCGACGCGATCCTGGCGGCAGGGCTGGAATCGGTCGATCGGAAGATCGCGACGGCCGACAACCTCGTTCGTCAGTTCGCCGTCGACGACGATATTCCCGTTCACCAGGTGACGCTTGCGCTGGAACAGGCCCGCATGTCGGTGGAACTCGCGCTCGAAGTGCGCACCCGCATGCTCGAAACCTATCGCGAGCTGATGAACATGCAGGTCTAG
- the fliF gene encoding flagellar basal-body MS-ring/collar protein FliF translates to MQRKQLILAGGLFAGVTAVLLAAYVLLLRPNQVVLVQDVRSEDAAAIVSELESQAIPYKLEDGGKRIMVPENQIGQARIAIAGTELMAGGAVGFELFNETDMGLTEFAQKVNYQRALQGELARTIMMMEGVSFARVHLSLPERTLFRGDAPAAKAAVSVQSAAGRRIGRERVEGIQRLVASAVADLSPRDVAVLDGRGELISAVPLTTGAPAEPRDERTALEDYFSARARKAAEPFLDGFRYTIRVTAVDLDPTGDTDPSESGPQGRNFGLRIAVRTEVEIDPDDRAELERAIANAVGFDAGRGDRLRFEVAPLETFVPPELPASSPVAIGEEALPPHTRNTDWITWLFAWLSSRWFWLGVLAVVAVAVPLVRRSRRMSEEERQSFAQLLGEHIEARRDQAHV, encoded by the coding sequence ATGCAGCGCAAGCAACTCATTCTGGCCGGCGGTCTGTTCGCAGGCGTGACGGCAGTGCTTCTTGCCGCATACGTCCTGCTGCTGCGTCCGAACCAGGTCGTGCTCGTGCAGGACGTTCGGTCGGAGGATGCCGCTGCGATCGTGTCGGAACTCGAAAGCCAGGCGATTCCCTACAAGCTTGAAGACGGCGGGAAACGGATCATGGTTCCCGAGAATCAGATCGGCCAGGCTCGCATTGCCATCGCGGGCACCGAACTGATGGCCGGCGGCGCCGTGGGCTTCGAATTGTTCAACGAAACGGACATGGGCCTCACCGAGTTTGCCCAGAAGGTCAACTATCAACGCGCGTTGCAGGGGGAACTCGCGCGAACGATCATGATGATGGAAGGGGTGTCGTTCGCCCGCGTACACCTGTCGCTGCCGGAGCGAACGCTGTTTCGTGGCGATGCGCCTGCGGCCAAGGCTGCCGTCAGCGTGCAATCGGCAGCCGGGCGGCGGATCGGCCGCGAACGCGTCGAGGGGATTCAAAGACTGGTGGCATCCGCGGTGGCCGATCTGTCGCCGCGGGACGTTGCCGTGCTCGACGGGCGAGGCGAGTTGATCAGTGCAGTTCCCCTCACCACCGGGGCGCCCGCCGAACCGCGGGACGAGCGAACAGCGCTGGAGGACTATTTCAGCGCCAGGGCCCGCAAAGCTGCCGAGCCTTTCCTCGATGGGTTCCGCTATACGATCCGGGTGACCGCCGTCGATCTCGATCCGACAGGCGATACCGATCCTTCGGAGTCCGGCCCGCAGGGGCGCAACTTCGGCCTGCGAATTGCCGTTCGCACCGAGGTGGAAATCGATCCGGACGATCGCGCCGAACTCGAACGGGCCATAGCCAACGCGGTGGGGTTCGATGCCGGAAGGGGGGACAGGCTCCGGTTCGAAGTCGCACCGCTGGAAACCTTTGTCCCACCCGAATTGCCCGCCTCCTCCCCGGTCGCGATCGGGGAGGAGGCCTTGCCTCCCCACACGCGAAACACCGACTGGATCACCTGGCTATTCGCCTGGCTTTCGAGCCGGTGGTTCTGGCTCGGCGTGCTTGCGGTCGTGGCTGTCGCAGTGCCTCTCGTCAGGCGGTCGCGGCGCATGTCGGAGGAAGAGCGGCAAAGCTTCGCGCAGCTTCTCGGCGAACATATCGAGGCGCGTCGGGATCAAGCCCATGTCTGA
- a CDS encoding FliI/YscN family ATPase — protein sequence MIDALVSRILEADFAPPCGAVTALGQGFVAADGPAASVGDYCSIGAAGTDTILAEVVAVSRTGLRLSPLAPTRAISLGAKVVRMPGGRDFPAGDAFAGRAIDALGRPIDGLGDIACSDRAAAGGATRVQALDRGIGANRFITGIRAIDGLLPLARGQRVGIFAASGVGKTSLIEQLLEQAQFDRAVICLVGERGREVAKFWDAVANGNREDCVALVAATADESAALRVRAIEQALALAEHWRANGKDVLLLVDSITRVATALREIGLAAGEPPAARGYTASVFATLPRLVERCGAARTGGAITAILSVLSETDDVDDPIVELMKSVLDGHIVLSRALAERRHYPAIDIARSVSRLSDELLAEEQAAAAASAFRMHATYEEARPMIESGIYAPGSSSEIDRAIEANPRLMRFLRQGRREACPIDETEAELLALTAGARHAA from the coding sequence ATGATCGACGCGCTCGTCTCACGCATTCTCGAAGCCGATTTCGCGCCCCCTTGCGGAGCGGTCACCGCGCTGGGCCAGGGGTTCGTTGCTGCCGACGGGCCGGCTGCCAGTGTCGGCGATTATTGCAGCATCGGTGCCGCGGGGACAGACACTATCCTGGCCGAAGTCGTCGCGGTCTCCCGAACGGGGCTTCGCCTGTCGCCGCTGGCGCCGACCCGGGCGATTTCCCTGGGCGCGAAAGTCGTGCGGATGCCGGGCGGACGCGACTTTCCGGCAGGCGATGCATTCGCTGGCCGGGCCATCGATGCGCTGGGTCGGCCCATCGACGGCCTGGGCGACATCGCATGTTCGGACCGGGCGGCAGCCGGGGGCGCAACACGAGTCCAAGCGCTCGACCGAGGGATCGGGGCAAACCGCTTCATAACCGGCATTCGGGCGATCGACGGTTTGCTCCCATTGGCTCGGGGACAGCGTGTGGGCATTTTTGCCGCTAGCGGTGTCGGCAAGACGAGCCTGATCGAACAGTTGCTGGAGCAAGCGCAGTTCGATCGCGCGGTGATCTGCCTGGTCGGCGAACGCGGGCGCGAAGTCGCCAAGTTCTGGGATGCGGTGGCCAACGGGAATCGGGAAGACTGCGTTGCCCTGGTGGCCGCCACCGCCGACGAAAGCGCAGCCTTGCGCGTGCGCGCGATCGAGCAGGCACTCGCCCTGGCCGAGCACTGGCGCGCGAACGGCAAGGACGTGCTGCTGCTGGTCGATTCGATCACGCGCGTCGCAACCGCGTTGCGCGAAATCGGCCTTGCCGCGGGCGAACCACCGGCCGCACGCGGCTATACCGCCAGCGTTTTCGCGACCTTGCCGCGCCTCGTCGAACGCTGCGGCGCAGCACGCACCGGTGGTGCCATTACAGCCATCCTGTCTGTGCTGAGCGAAACCGACGACGTCGACGACCCGATCGTCGAACTGATGAAATCGGTTCTCGACGGTCATATCGTGCTCTCGCGCGCCCTTGCGGAGCGCCGTCACTATCCGGCGATCGACATTGCGCGGAGCGTTAGCCGACTGTCGGACGAACTGCTTGCCGAAGAGCAAGCCGCGGCGGCAGCCAGCGCCTTCCGCATGCATGCGACATACGAGGAAGCGCGTCCGATGATCGAAAGCGGTATCTACGCCCCCGGCAGCAGTTCCGAAATCGATCGCGCGATAGAGGCCAATCCGCGCCTTATGCGGTTCCTGCGACAAGGCAGGCGCGAGGCATGTCCGATAGACGAGACCGAGGCCGAACTCCTGGCGCTGACTGCAGGAGCGCGTCATGCCGCGTAG
- a CDS encoding flagellar hook assembly protein FlgD, with amino-acid sequence MQIGPTDTMAANQVTAAQTPPPEHSMAATDAFGLGFEDLLKIVLTQLTYQDPLKPMENFEFVSQLAQFSQIQQAQETNSALQTLVTAQASSQAASLLGKTVDVGSGATALSGEVVAVTFGQAGPTVTIETGEDQTISNLPLNAIVQIREGD; translated from the coding sequence ATGCAAATTGGCCCGACCGACACCATGGCCGCGAATCAGGTTACTGCCGCCCAAACACCGCCCCCCGAACACTCCATGGCTGCCACCGATGCGTTCGGTCTAGGGTTCGAGGACTTGCTGAAGATCGTCCTGACTCAGCTGACCTACCAGGATCCGCTGAAACCGATGGAGAATTTCGAGTTCGTCTCGCAGCTCGCGCAATTCTCGCAGATTCAGCAGGCGCAGGAAACCAACAGCGCCTTGCAGACGCTCGTGACCGCGCAAGCGAGTTCGCAGGCGGCAAGCCTGCTTGGCAAGACGGTGGACGTGGGTTCGGGTGCCACCGCGCTGAGCGGAGAGGTAGTCGCGGTCACCTTCGGCCAGGCCGGCCCCACCGTGACGATCGAAACCGGCGAAGATCAGACGATCAGCAATCTGCCACTCAATGCGATCGTGCAAATCAGGGAGGGCGACTGA
- a CDS encoding flagellar hook-basal body complex protein, translating into MFGAIYIGLSGLNAYSDGLRAVSNNVSNLNTTGFKAADISFSDLFGLGSHGGLALSRERGGEGYGVGLNTLSIDFSQGELRQTDRDLDLAVEGSGFLVLIDGDRTYYARTGTFVVDQEGYVVLGETDMRLAVIDESGRPVAVNIDDKRTDPPVETTRIAFADNLSSTATSHTIPDLEVFDARGERHEWTIDFARAETEFDSWTVTVSDAAGEEIGTQTLRFAAGKVAPDSAELVFAQDGEDFAVTFDFSNATSFSSGTVSSLRATDIDGHAVGSITTIAINASGELEIAYSNQETLGLGAVALADFRDPQALEQRGNGLFAHDGYGQVQYLSAEDDRVGSILSRRLEASNVDLGAQFGDLILVQRGYQASSQIISVSNDMIQQLFGIRGQG; encoded by the coding sequence ATGTTCGGCGCAATCTACATCGGCCTGAGCGGCCTTAATGCCTATTCGGACGGCCTGCGGGCTGTGAGCAACAACGTCAGCAACCTCAACACGACCGGCTTCAAGGCTGCGGACATATCCTTTTCCGACCTTTTCGGGCTGGGAAGTCACGGCGGCCTGGCGCTCAGCCGCGAACGCGGCGGCGAGGGATACGGTGTAGGGCTCAACACCCTTTCGATAGATTTCTCGCAAGGCGAATTGCGCCAGACCGACCGCGATCTCGACCTGGCAGTGGAAGGTTCGGGTTTCCTGGTCCTGATCGACGGCGACCGGACCTACTACGCCCGCACGGGCACCTTCGTGGTCGACCAGGAAGGCTATGTCGTGCTCGGCGAGACCGATATGCGCCTTGCGGTTATCGATGAAAGCGGGCGCCCGGTCGCCGTCAATATCGATGACAAGCGGACCGACCCGCCGGTCGAAACGACCAGAATCGCTTTTGCCGACAACCTTTCCTCGACCGCGACCAGCCATACGATCCCCGATCTGGAAGTGTTCGACGCGCGCGGCGAGCGGCACGAATGGACGATCGACTTCGCGCGCGCGGAGACCGAATTCGATAGCTGGACGGTCACCGTCAGCGATGCCGCCGGCGAAGAGATCGGCACCCAGACGCTGCGCTTCGCAGCCGGCAAGGTCGCGCCGGATAGCGCAGAACTCGTCTTCGCCCAGGACGGCGAGGACTTTGCAGTCACGTTCGACTTTTCGAATGCCACCTCGTTTTCGTCGGGCACGGTCTCATCGCTACGTGCCACGGATATCGATGGCCATGCGGTCGGTTCCATAACCACCATCGCCATCAACGCGTCCGGCGAGCTGGAGATCGCCTATTCCAACCAGGAAACGCTTGGCCTCGGAGCCGTGGCGCTGGCAGATTTCCGCGATCCGCAGGCGCTGGAGCAAAGAGGCAACGGACTCTTCGCCCACGATGGCTATGGACAGGTGCAATATCTTTCCGCTGAGGACGACAGGGTCGGTTCGATCCTTTCGCGCAGGCTGGAAGCATCCAACGTCGACCTCGGCGCACAGTTCGGCGATCTCATCCTGGTTCAGCGGGGCTATCAGGCCTCCTCGCAGATCATCAGCGTCAGCAACGACATGATCCAACAGCTCTTCGGCATCCGGGGGCAAGGATGA
- a CDS encoding FliM/FliN family flagellar motor C-terminal domain-containing protein, whose protein sequence is MTAEPELWLPDCAFTGLATLAPLVSCSSEWSAAWLADGTLEPDLAWTRGSIDPAFTPQASSNGFVLFANQERRLRLASALLGRVLDSRHLRTEQDCALVNGLVDRALGDLAERIGRSFPDSTPPRPPSTTDCKFWVALRIDNKHDVLRVATSKNTLVQIARRRAPRARARHPIGPRTHAIETQIVELSALVGRTRLSFHDLQELETGDVIALDDRADEPRDLFAGGRLSAKACVEIAANDDRLSLIIERAANEW, encoded by the coding sequence ATGACAGCCGAGCCGGAACTCTGGTTACCCGATTGTGCATTCACGGGACTGGCAACGCTTGCGCCGCTCGTATCCTGTTCGTCGGAGTGGAGTGCAGCGTGGCTCGCCGATGGGACGCTCGAACCCGATCTCGCCTGGACGCGTGGGAGCATCGATCCCGCTTTCACCCCTCAGGCATCGTCGAACGGGTTCGTTCTGTTCGCGAACCAGGAGCGCAGGCTGCGGCTAGCGTCGGCCCTGCTCGGCCGGGTGCTGGATTCCAGGCATTTGCGGACCGAGCAAGACTGCGCGCTTGTCAACGGGCTCGTGGACAGGGCGCTCGGCGATCTCGCGGAACGGATCGGACGAAGCTTTCCGGATTCAACGCCGCCGCGGCCTCCATCGACGACAGATTGCAAATTCTGGGTCGCCCTGCGTATCGACAACAAGCACGACGTGCTCCGCGTTGCGACCAGTAAAAACACTTTGGTCCAAATCGCGCGGCGCCGTGCACCCCGCGCGCGAGCACGCCACCCGATAGGTCCCAGAACTCACGCAATCGAAACGCAGATCGTCGAACTGTCGGCACTGGTGGGACGCACCAGGCTCAGCTTTCACGATCTTCAGGAGCTCGAGACTGGAGACGTCATTGCGCTCGACGACCGGGCGGACGAGCCTCGCGATCTGTTCGCCGGCGGGCGATTGTCCGCAAAGGCCTGCGTCGAAATTGCTGCCAACGACGATCGTCTCTCACTCATCATCGAAAGGGCTGCAAACGAATGGTAG
- a CDS encoding FliM/FliN family flagellar motor switch protein → MVDEQSPSPLRDVSTSGARRFVDHVDVEVEVFLGGARLTIAEMTALAEGAVVEVDRLISEAVDIRVNGKVIARGEIVTVGDKFGVRVTQIGE, encoded by the coding sequence ATGGTAGACGAGCAATCGCCTTCCCCGCTCCGCGACGTTTCCACATCCGGCGCACGTCGCTTCGTCGACCATGTCGACGTCGAGGTGGAGGTGTTCCTCGGCGGCGCTCGCCTGACCATTGCCGAGATGACGGCTCTCGCCGAAGGGGCGGTTGTCGAAGTCGATCGGCTGATCAGCGAAGCGGTCGATATTCGCGTCAACGGCAAAGTGATCGCGCGCGGGGAAATCGTGACCGTCGGAGACAAGTTCGGCGTGCGGGTCACGCAAATCGGGGAATGA
- a CDS encoding flagellar biosynthetic protein FliO: MRLQTMRALATVPTWLLAEPAWAGVQLAGGSSPDIPWLRLVLSFAVCLLVAAGAIVALKRFQGTTRGNRFAGMLGRDAKRAGPAIRLLETRRIGLHADLCLVEFEDQQMLLAATAHGVEILDKRAISRSTEVGGAG; the protein is encoded by the coding sequence ATGAGACTGCAAACGATGCGCGCGCTTGCGACAGTCCCGACCTGGTTGCTCGCCGAACCTGCATGGGCGGGCGTCCAGCTCGCGGGCGGATCTTCGCCCGATATACCCTGGCTGCGCCTCGTGCTGAGTTTTGCTGTATGCCTTCTCGTGGCCGCCGGTGCGATTGTCGCCCTCAAGAGATTCCAGGGCACGACGCGCGGCAACCGTTTTGCAGGAATGCTCGGCCGCGATGCCAAGCGTGCGGGGCCGGCGATACGCCTGCTCGAAACGCGCCGGATCGGCTTGCACGCCGACCTCTGTCTGGTCGAGTTCGAGGACCAGCAGATGCTCCTCGCCGCAACCGCGCATGGGGTCGAGATTCTGGATAAGCGCGCGATTTCGCGTTCGACCGAGGTAGGAGGCGCCGGGTGA